A DNA window from Kitasatospora atroaurantiaca contains the following coding sequences:
- a CDS encoding cobalamin B12-binding domain-containing protein gives MGVSGPIRVVVAKPGLDGHDRGAKVIARALRDAGMEVIYTGLHQTPEQVVDTAIQEDADGIGLSILSGAHMTLCARVIELLKERDAADIKVFCGGIIPDEDIAELKRIGVADIFTPGTPTRDVVAWVEANLRAAG, from the coding sequence ATGGGTGTGTCAGGGCCGATCCGCGTGGTGGTCGCCAAGCCGGGGCTGGACGGTCACGACCGTGGCGCCAAGGTGATCGCACGGGCGCTTCGCGACGCCGGTATGGAGGTCATCTACACCGGTCTGCACCAGACGCCGGAGCAGGTCGTCGACACCGCGATCCAGGAGGATGCGGACGGCATCGGCCTCTCGATCCTCTCGGGCGCCCACATGACGCTCTGCGCGCGGGTGATCGAGCTGCTCAAGGAGCGGGACGCGGCGGACATCAAGGTCTTCTGCGGAGGGATCATCCCGGACGAGGACATCGCCGAGCTCAAGCGGATCGGCGTCGCCGACATCTTCACCCCGGGCACCCCGACCCGGGACGTGGTGGCCTGGGTCGAGGCCAACCTGCGCGCCGCGGGCTGA
- a CDS encoding C40 family peptidase: MASHRKPRPGPFRTRTVATVAGAAASVTALATPGHAEPPPSAEQVRAQVDGLYREAEEATQRYDGAKEQADALQRQVTQLQDELARKTAAVEATRSRLGTLAAEQYRSGSLSSALQLALADDPQQFLQRAGMMDQAGAIEQQALQQYGQQRMAIDTQTAEARARLADLSRRQQELATEKASVQQKLAQAQALLARLTATDRAAVTHASRDSLRPSFPAAPVSGRAAEAIAFAVAQLGKPYVWGATGPDSYDCSGLVQAAWGAAGITLPRTTYAQIGAAPRISRAELRPGDLVFFFSGISHVGLYTGNGRMIHAPHPGAPVRYESVDAMPFAGAVRPA, translated from the coding sequence ATGGCGTCGCACAGGAAACCCAGGCCCGGCCCCTTCCGTACCCGGACGGTCGCGACCGTCGCCGGGGCCGCCGCCTCCGTCACGGCGCTGGCCACCCCGGGGCACGCGGAGCCCCCGCCCAGCGCCGAGCAGGTCCGGGCCCAGGTGGACGGGCTCTACCGGGAGGCCGAGGAGGCCACCCAGCGCTACGACGGCGCCAAGGAGCAGGCCGACGCCCTCCAGCGGCAGGTCACCCAGCTCCAGGACGAGCTGGCCCGCAAGACCGCCGCCGTCGAGGCCACCCGCAGCCGCCTGGGCACCCTCGCCGCCGAGCAGTACCGCAGCGGCAGCCTCTCCTCCGCTCTCCAGCTCGCCCTCGCCGACGACCCGCAGCAGTTCCTGCAGCGCGCCGGGATGATGGACCAGGCCGGCGCCATCGAGCAGCAGGCCCTGCAGCAGTACGGCCAGCAGCGCATGGCCATCGACACCCAGACCGCCGAGGCCCGGGCCAGGCTCGCCGACCTCAGCCGCCGCCAGCAGGAGCTCGCCACCGAGAAGGCCTCCGTCCAGCAGAAGCTCGCCCAGGCGCAGGCCCTGCTCGCCCGCCTCACCGCCACCGACCGGGCCGCCGTCACCCACGCCTCCCGCGACAGCCTCCGGCCGTCGTTCCCGGCGGCCCCGGTCTCGGGCCGCGCCGCCGAGGCGATCGCCTTCGCCGTGGCCCAGCTCGGCAAGCCGTACGTCTGGGGCGCCACCGGCCCCGACTCCTACGACTGCTCCGGCCTGGTCCAGGCCGCCTGGGGCGCCGCCGGCATCACCCTCCCCCGCACCACCTACGCCCAGATCGGCGCGGCCCCGCGCATCTCCCGCGCCGAACTCCGGCCCGGCGACCTGGTCTTCTTCTTCTCCGGCATCAGCCACGTCGGCCTCTACACCGGCAACGGCCGCATGATCCACGCCCCCCACCCGGGCGCCCCGGTCCGCTACGAGAGCGTCGACGCCATGCCCTTCGCGGGCGCCGTCCGCCCGGCCTGA
- a CDS encoding DUF5691 domain-containing protein, translated as MSADSWEELQTTALLGTDRRPLPPPSGTPALVAAAEAVDRTDAATALLELAALETVRRRAGARAAEAACLPDPADTDTRPELPEAAARRLAVLVGGRAGVGTVANLGELLPQWLTTARERGYRAPAALVPVLLDTARGRSELRGDVVALAGPLGRWLAAQNPDWRFVSRTAVETTAAGSGDRIWHEGLFAERVTHLTRLRRSDPAAALELLRSTWATERAEDRLLFLDALQDGLSPDDEPFLEAALTDRSKNVRATAAELLSTLPRSALAARMAERARAAVRLDGSLPDGGRLAVTPPTECDAAMQRDGVPPKSPTGRGERAWWFGEIVAAAPLNLWTDDTGLTPEQLLRLPVTDSASTEGAADWADDLREGWARAAVRQRDADWARALLGPAPRPGRPDRTAGAPAKLLSVLPPAERAVWTAAFIQAHGLGEAFQLLGACATPWTPPLSTAVVAALERAARTGAYPWSHSGVLGMTERALAPETAPAVEALAAGAAPDTAWADTFTRLAGTLRFRAAMLAELEV; from the coding sequence ATGAGCGCCGACAGCTGGGAAGAGCTGCAGACCACCGCCCTGCTCGGCACCGACCGCCGCCCGCTGCCGCCCCCGAGCGGTACGCCCGCGCTGGTCGCCGCAGCCGAGGCCGTGGACCGTACCGATGCCGCCACCGCGCTGCTGGAGCTGGCCGCGCTCGAGACCGTCCGCCGCCGGGCCGGGGCGCGGGCCGCCGAGGCGGCCTGCCTGCCCGATCCGGCGGACACCGACACCCGCCCCGAGCTGCCGGAGGCCGCCGCGCGCCGGCTCGCCGTCCTGGTCGGCGGCCGCGCCGGCGTGGGAACGGTCGCCAACCTCGGCGAACTGCTCCCGCAGTGGCTCACCACCGCCCGCGAACGCGGCTACCGGGCTCCTGCGGCCCTCGTCCCGGTGCTGCTGGACACCGCCCGCGGCCGTAGCGAGCTGCGCGGCGACGTGGTGGCGCTGGCAGGGCCGCTCGGCCGCTGGCTGGCCGCGCAGAATCCGGACTGGCGCTTCGTCAGCCGTACGGCCGTAGAGACCACCGCTGCCGGGTCGGGCGATCGGATCTGGCACGAGGGCCTGTTCGCCGAGCGGGTCACCCATCTCACCAGACTCCGCCGCAGTGACCCTGCCGCCGCCCTCGAACTGCTCCGCAGCACCTGGGCCACCGAGCGCGCCGAGGACCGTCTGCTCTTCCTGGACGCCCTGCAGGACGGCCTCTCCCCCGACGACGAGCCCTTCCTCGAGGCCGCGCTCACCGACCGCAGCAAGAACGTCCGGGCGACGGCCGCCGAGCTGCTCTCCACCCTCCCCCGGTCCGCCCTGGCCGCCCGGATGGCGGAGCGCGCCCGCGCCGCCGTCCGCCTGGACGGAAGCCTCCCGGACGGCGGTCGACTGGCCGTCACCCCACCCACCGAGTGCGACGCCGCGATGCAGCGTGACGGCGTACCACCCAAGTCGCCCACCGGCCGGGGCGAGCGGGCGTGGTGGTTCGGCGAGATCGTTGCGGCCGCGCCGCTGAACCTCTGGACGGACGACACCGGGCTCACCCCCGAGCAGCTGCTCCGGCTGCCGGTGACCGACAGTGCTTCCACCGAGGGCGCGGCCGACTGGGCCGACGACCTGCGCGAGGGCTGGGCTCGCGCCGCGGTACGACAGCGCGACGCCGACTGGGCCCGGGCATTGCTCGGCCCGGCGCCGCGCCCCGGCCGGCCGGACCGGACGGCGGGCGCGCCCGCCAAACTGCTCTCCGTCCTGCCGCCAGCCGAGCGGGCGGTCTGGACGGCCGCCTTCATCCAGGCCCACGGGCTGGGCGAGGCCTTCCAGTTGCTGGGCGCCTGCGCCACGCCGTGGACCCCGCCGTTGAGCACGGCCGTGGTGGCGGCGCTGGAGCGGGCCGCCCGGACCGGGGCGTACCCGTGGAGCCACAGCGGGGTGCTGGGCATGACGGAGCGGGCACTCGCGCCCGAGACGGCCCCGGCCGTGGAGGCCCTGGCGGCCGGAGCGGCGCCGGACACCGCCTGGGCGGACACCTTCACCCGGCTGGCCGGGACGCTGCGGTTCCGGGCGGCGATGCTGGCCGAACTCGAGGTGTAG
- a CDS encoding alpha/beta fold hydrolase, translating into MTIPFQRTADTVRGAGAEAAALANHLIRYPTGIPPERHRRPCPPHPVPQSAPGAGAADLRHHGPVLLLHGFIDNRAVFTPLRRSLHRHGWTHLHALNHSPLTRDVRAAAVLLGRHVEWARQAHEGPVALVGHSLGGLIARYYVQRLGGDALVDTVITLATPHEGTTAALLPNPFPITRQLRPGSDLLAELRLPAPRCRTRFTALRGELDELVLPGRHAWLRHPDLTVDNLLVPGTGHVGLPAHPRAVELVRQALEVRETGFLTERHAC; encoded by the coding sequence ATGACCATCCCGTTCCAGCGGACCGCCGACACGGTCCGCGGCGCGGGCGCGGAGGCCGCCGCCCTCGCCAATCACCTGATCCGTTACCCCACCGGCATCCCGCCCGAGCGGCATCGCCGTCCCTGCCCTCCCCACCCCGTCCCGCAATCCGCCCCCGGTGCCGGCGCCGCCGACCTGCGGCACCACGGCCCGGTCCTGCTGCTGCACGGGTTCATCGACAACCGCGCCGTCTTCACCCCGCTGCGCCGCTCGCTGCACCGGCACGGCTGGACGCATCTGCACGCCCTCAACCACAGCCCGCTGACCAGGGACGTCCGTGCCGCGGCCGTCCTGCTCGGCCGGCACGTCGAGTGGGCGCGGCAGGCGCACGAGGGGCCGGTCGCGCTGGTCGGTCACAGCCTGGGCGGGCTGATCGCCCGCTACTACGTCCAACGCCTCGGCGGGGACGCACTGGTGGACACCGTGATCACGCTGGCCACCCCGCACGAGGGCACCACGGCCGCACTGCTGCCCAACCCCTTCCCGATCACCCGTCAACTGCGCCCCGGCAGCGACCTGCTGGCGGAGCTGCGGCTGCCCGCGCCGCGCTGCCGTACGCGTTTCACCGCCCTGCGGGGCGAGCTGGACGAGCTGGTCCTGCCGGGCCGCCACGCCTGGCTGCGCCACCCGGACCTGACCGTCGACAACCTGCTCGTCCCGGGCACAGGCCACGTCGGCCTGCCCGCGCACCCTCGGGCCGTCGAGCTCGTACGGCAGGCGCTCGAGGTGCGGGAGACCGGATTCCTGACGGAGCGCCACGCCTGCTGA
- the pcrA gene encoding DNA helicase PcrA, with protein MTSLFDDLPLPGFELPSAGSQQPPADEPPLYEEPPYEEAIPDDLFQTDYAAATEHDAWHRNGAARTVVDPAQLLEGMNEPQREAVLHAGSPLLIVAGAGSGKTRVLTHRIAYLLGARGVQPGEILAITFTNKAAGEMRERVESLVGPRARAMWVSTFHSACVRILRRESKLLGFTSSFSIYDSADSQRLMALVCRDLDLDPKQFPPKSFTAKISNLKNELIDEETYADQAANPMEKKLAEAYFLYQRRLREANALDFDDIIMTTVNLLQAFPDVAEHYRRRFRHILVDEYQDTNHAQYMLVRELSGGAVAQAPKRTVDGDFVNPAAGRLAEVPPAELCVVGDADQSIYAFRGATIRNILQFEEDYPDAMTILLEQNYRSTQTILSAANAVIERNTSRREKKLWTAGEHGEKVIGYVADDEHGEAQFIADEIDRLTDAGDARPGDVAIFYRTNAQSRVFEEVFIRVGLPYKVVGGVRFYERKEVRDVLAYLRVLSNPEDTVPLRRILNVPKRGIGDRAEAMIDALASRERISFAQALVRVDEAYGMAARSANAVRKFNDLMAGLRQVVESGAGPAAVLEAVLEETGYLAELQASTDPQDETRVENLQELASVALEYEQDPGERPESEEGDGTPPVGSLADFLERVALVADSDQIPDDEDGAGVITMMTLHTAKGLEFPVVFLTGMEDGIFPHMRALNQVKELEEERRLAYVGLTRARQRLYLTRSVLRSAWGQPSYNPASRFLEEIPDTLVEWKRTGSAAVPASRGYAGSSGFSASSSGSSRSAAAPKSGWGQSARRVVERDVVSLAVGDRVTHDSFGLGTVVATSGVGDKAQATVDFGASGRKQLLLRYAPVEKL; from the coding sequence ATGACTAGCCTCTTTGACGACCTCCCGCTCCCCGGCTTCGAGCTCCCCTCGGCCGGGTCGCAGCAGCCGCCCGCCGACGAGCCCCCGCTATACGAGGAGCCCCCGTACGAGGAGGCCATCCCGGATGATCTCTTTCAGACGGACTACGCCGCCGCCACCGAGCACGACGCCTGGCACCGCAACGGCGCAGCCCGTACGGTCGTCGACCCGGCGCAGCTGCTGGAGGGCATGAACGAGCCGCAGCGCGAGGCCGTGCTGCATGCCGGCTCCCCGCTGCTGATCGTGGCCGGCGCGGGCTCGGGCAAGACCCGGGTGCTGACCCACCGGATCGCGTACCTGCTGGGCGCGCGTGGGGTGCAGCCGGGCGAGATCCTGGCGATCACCTTCACCAACAAGGCCGCCGGCGAGATGCGCGAGCGCGTCGAGAGCCTGGTCGGCCCGCGCGCCCGCGCGATGTGGGTGTCGACCTTCCACAGCGCGTGCGTGCGCATCCTGCGGCGGGAGAGCAAGCTGCTGGGCTTCACGTCCAGCTTCTCGATCTACGACTCGGCCGACTCGCAGCGCCTGATGGCGCTGGTCTGCCGGGATCTGGACCTCGACCCGAAGCAGTTCCCGCCGAAGTCCTTCACCGCGAAGATCAGCAACCTCAAGAACGAGCTGATCGACGAGGAGACGTACGCCGACCAGGCCGCCAACCCGATGGAGAAGAAGCTCGCCGAGGCGTACTTCCTCTACCAGCGGCGCCTGCGCGAGGCCAACGCCCTGGACTTCGACGACATCATCATGACCACGGTGAACCTGCTGCAGGCCTTCCCGGACGTGGCGGAGCACTACCGGCGGCGGTTCCGGCACATCCTGGTGGACGAGTACCAGGACACCAACCACGCCCAGTACATGCTGGTGCGCGAGCTCAGCGGCGGCGCGGTCGCCCAGGCCCCCAAGCGCACGGTGGACGGCGACTTCGTCAACCCGGCGGCCGGCCGGCTGGCCGAGGTGCCGCCCGCCGAGCTGTGCGTGGTCGGTGACGCGGACCAGTCGATCTACGCCTTCCGTGGCGCGACGATCCGCAACATCCTCCAGTTCGAGGAGGACTACCCGGACGCCATGACGATCCTGCTGGAGCAGAACTACCGCTCCACCCAGACCATCCTCAGCGCCGCCAACGCGGTCATCGAGCGCAACACCAGCCGCCGCGAGAAGAAGCTCTGGACGGCCGGCGAGCACGGCGAGAAGGTCATCGGCTACGTCGCGGACGACGAGCACGGCGAGGCCCAGTTCATCGCCGACGAGATCGACCGGCTCACGGACGCGGGTGACGCGCGCCCGGGCGATGTGGCGATCTTCTACCGGACCAACGCCCAGTCCCGCGTGTTCGAGGAGGTGTTCATCCGGGTCGGCCTGCCGTACAAGGTGGTCGGCGGGGTGCGCTTCTACGAGCGCAAGGAGGTCCGCGACGTCCTCGCGTACCTGCGGGTGCTGTCCAACCCGGAGGACACCGTGCCGCTGCGCCGGATCCTCAACGTGCCCAAGCGCGGCATCGGCGACCGCGCGGAGGCGATGATCGATGCGCTGGCCTCGCGCGAGCGGATCAGCTTCGCCCAGGCGCTGGTGCGGGTGGACGAGGCGTACGGGATGGCCGCGCGCTCGGCCAACGCGGTGCGGAAGTTCAACGACCTGATGGCCGGGCTGCGGCAGGTCGTCGAGTCGGGCGCGGGCCCGGCCGCCGTGCTGGAGGCCGTGCTGGAGGAGACGGGGTACCTGGCGGAACTCCAGGCGTCCACCGACCCGCAGGACGAGACCCGGGTGGAGAACCTCCAGGAGCTCGCGTCGGTCGCGCTCGAGTACGAGCAGGACCCGGGCGAGCGCCCGGAGTCGGAGGAGGGCGACGGCACCCCGCCGGTCGGCTCGCTGGCGGACTTCCTGGAGCGGGTCGCGCTGGTCGCCGACTCCGACCAGATCCCGGACGACGAGGACGGCGCCGGTGTCATCACGATGATGACCCTGCACACCGCGAAGGGTCTGGAGTTCCCGGTCGTCTTCCTGACCGGCATGGAGGACGGGATCTTCCCGCACATGCGGGCGCTCAACCAGGTCAAGGAGCTGGAGGAGGAGCGCCGCCTCGCCTACGTCGGCCTGACCCGCGCCCGGCAGCGGCTCTACCTGACCCGCTCGGTGCTGCGCAGCGCCTGGGGCCAGCCCTCCTACAACCCGGCCTCGCGCTTCCTGGAGGAGATCCCGGACACGCTGGTGGAGTGGAAGCGGACGGGCTCGGCGGCGGTGCCGGCCTCGCGCGGGTACGCGGGGTCCTCGGGGTTCTCGGCGTCCTCCTCCGGGTCCTCCCGGTCTGCGGCAGCGCCGAAGTCCGGGTGGGGCCAGTCGGCCCGCAGGGTGGTCGAGCGCGACGTGGTCTCGCTGGCGGTCGGCGACCGCGTGACGCACGACAGCTTCGGCCTGGGCACGGTGGTGGCCACTTCGGGCGTCGGCGACAAGGCGCAGGCGACGGTCGACTTCGGGGCGTCGGGGCGCAAGCAGCTGCTGCTGCGGTACGCGCCGGTCGAGAAGCTCTGA
- a CDS encoding SigE family RNA polymerase sigma factor, with product MEDADYAAFVEAAWHRHLRTATLLTGDRHRAEELLQDCLVKLYVRWRRVAAGDPHAYLRRMLANGNVSWWRRRRRELLTPDAPDAIDRRADPSGTPHEPHEELRRALLALPRHQRTVVVLRYVEDLTEKDTAAVLGCSVGTVKSQNARAMARLRTALRESQEVTL from the coding sequence ATGGAAGACGCCGACTACGCAGCCTTCGTCGAGGCGGCCTGGCACCGGCACCTGCGCACCGCGACGCTGCTCACCGGCGACCGCCACCGAGCGGAGGAGCTGCTCCAGGACTGCCTGGTGAAGCTCTACGTGCGCTGGCGGCGGGTGGCAGCCGGGGATCCCCACGCCTACCTGCGGCGGATGCTGGCCAATGGCAACGTCAGCTGGTGGCGCAGACGCCGCCGCGAGCTGCTCACCCCGGACGCGCCCGACGCGATAGACCGGCGCGCCGACCCGTCCGGCACGCCGCACGAACCGCACGAGGAGCTGCGTCGCGCGCTGCTCGCCCTGCCCCGCCACCAGCGCACGGTGGTCGTCCTGCGGTACGTCGAGGATCTGACCGAGAAGGACACCGCGGCCGTCCTGGGCTGCTCGGTCGGCACCGTCAAGAGTCAGAACGCCAGGGCGATGGCGCGCCTGCGCACCGCCCTGCGAGAGAGTCAGGAGGTCACCCTGTGA
- a CDS encoding M23 family metallopeptidase, whose protein sequence is MTPTPRAAARAERRDRSRAATRSAVLTVALPSMATLGVFAAVAAHTTHPPLPRQATPPPPARPVPTGPLSSLPRGVEEFADRAGRAQTRIDLAKRQQADRRRQENARPKVVLPVTDHGLSATFGEAGTHWSARHTGIDFPVPRGTQVHAVTDGTVGTRWNPAYGYMASVTAPDGTQTWYCHLGSYRIRKGQVHAGDVIAYSGNSGNSTGPHLHFEVRPAGAEPIDPLPWLLAHGLDPR, encoded by the coding sequence TTGACACCCACCCCCCGTGCCGCTGCCCGTGCCGAGCGCCGCGATCGCAGCCGGGCCGCCACCCGTTCGGCGGTCCTGACCGTGGCCCTGCCCTCGATGGCCACCCTGGGCGTGTTCGCGGCGGTGGCCGCGCACACCACGCACCCGCCGCTGCCCCGCCAGGCGACACCCCCGCCGCCTGCCCGTCCGGTGCCCACCGGCCCGCTGAGTTCCCTGCCACGCGGCGTCGAGGAGTTCGCCGACCGGGCGGGCCGCGCGCAGACCCGGATCGACCTGGCGAAACGTCAGCAGGCCGACCGGCGCAGACAGGAGAACGCGCGTCCCAAGGTCGTCCTGCCGGTCACCGACCACGGCCTCAGCGCCACCTTCGGCGAGGCGGGCACCCACTGGTCGGCCCGCCACACCGGCATCGACTTCCCCGTCCCCAGGGGCACCCAGGTGCACGCCGTCACCGACGGCACCGTGGGCACCCGGTGGAACCCCGCCTACGGCTACATGGCGTCCGTCACCGCCCCCGACGGCACCCAGACCTGGTACTGCCACCTCGGCTCCTACCGCATCCGCAAGGGTCAGGTCCACGCCGGGGACGTCATCGCGTACTCCGGAAACAGCGGCAACAGCACCGGCCCGCACCTGCACTTCGAGGTCCGCCCGGCCGGCGCCGAGCCGATCGACCCACTGCCCTGGCTGCTCGCCCACGGCCTCGACCCACGCTGA
- a CDS encoding glycosyltransferase family 39 protein — translation MRTELVGRSSQYRPVDQESRPTAASVPGVVPALLGYAAARAVGVLLLAAWGAHRGVPGVYRLSSMWDAYWYQDIAVHGYAGSTPVPGPHGPYEVYAFFPAYPMLIRAVGLLTPLSVNHAALAVAWIASLAAAWGIFAVADRLYGRRVAAVAAVLWGVTPYAVVESAAYSELVFTAFAAWSVYAVVARRWVWAGTLCVLAGLSRPTGIALAAAVSGAALWELVQGRGGPRAAAAMVLAPLGFAGFVGWVGLRKGRWDGYFRVQDAWQSHLDYGRSTFYSFKDLLTDRDTVWLAAVVVGVVLVGSGLLFAVSLIQRQPPVLLLFSGAMLVLALGDAAYFNSRARFLLPAFGLLLPLATGLSRVRNRATLVLILATAALCSAVYGGYVAFVYPDAP, via the coding sequence ATGCGCACCGAGCTGGTCGGCCGGAGCTCGCAGTACCGGCCGGTTGATCAGGAGAGCCGGCCGACCGCCGCCTCCGTGCCCGGGGTGGTGCCCGCGCTGCTCGGCTACGCCGCGGCGCGCGCCGTGGGCGTCCTGCTGCTGGCCGCCTGGGGTGCCCACCGAGGGGTGCCGGGGGTGTACCGGCTGAGCTCGATGTGGGACGCGTACTGGTACCAGGACATCGCCGTGCACGGCTACGCCGGCTCGACACCGGTACCCGGGCCGCACGGGCCGTACGAGGTGTACGCGTTCTTCCCGGCCTACCCGATGCTGATCCGGGCGGTCGGCCTGCTGACGCCGCTCTCGGTGAACCACGCCGCGCTGGCCGTCGCCTGGATCGCCTCCCTGGCGGCGGCCTGGGGGATCTTCGCCGTCGCGGACCGGCTGTACGGGCGGCGGGTCGCCGCCGTCGCCGCCGTCCTGTGGGGCGTCACGCCGTACGCGGTGGTGGAGAGCGCGGCGTACTCGGAGCTGGTCTTCACGGCCTTCGCCGCGTGGTCCGTGTACGCGGTGGTGGCGCGGCGCTGGGTCTGGGCCGGAACGCTCTGTGTGCTCGCCGGCCTGAGCCGGCCGACCGGGATCGCGCTGGCCGCGGCCGTCTCGGGGGCCGCGCTCTGGGAGCTGGTGCAGGGGCGGGGCGGCCCGCGGGCGGCGGCCGCGATGGTGCTGGCACCGCTCGGCTTCGCCGGATTCGTCGGGTGGGTGGGTCTCCGGAAGGGCCGCTGGGACGGCTACTTCCGGGTGCAGGACGCCTGGCAGTCCCACCTCGACTACGGGCGCAGCACCTTCTACTCCTTCAAGGACCTGCTGACCGACAGGGACACCGTGTGGCTGGCCGCCGTGGTGGTCGGGGTCGTGCTGGTGGGCAGTGGGCTGCTGTTCGCGGTGTCGCTGATCCAGCGTCAGCCGCCGGTGCTGCTGCTGTTCAGCGGCGCGATGCTGGTCCTGGCGCTGGGCGACGCGGCGTACTTCAACTCCCGGGCACGCTTCCTGCTTCCGGCCTTCGGCCTGCTGCTGCCGCTGGCCACGGGGCTGTCGCGGGTGCGCAACCGGGCCACGCTGGTGCTGATCCTCGCCACGGCCGCGCTCTGCTCCGCGGTGTACGGGGGGTACGTCGCCTTCGTGTACCCGGACGCGCCCTGA
- a CDS encoding glycosyltransferase family 39 protein, producing the protein MTLSATAPVAEGLDATARPRRRLPASDSRTGSLLTRTVWIWPALLTLALGIRGSWRPQLWRDELATWSAATRSTGELLDLLKHVDAVSGAYYLLMHGWTSIFGDSLTMFRLPSALAVAGAAVFVVLTARKLFDTRTALVSGLLFAVIPSVSRYAQEARSYAFVMLAASAATWLLLRALERPTVLRWLPYALAVAVAGLFHMVSLVFLCSHAAIVVLRWWRSRDRRLLFGYPLAVAVGLLPVVPLVILGQRQVGRQISWLKTPNLHTFLDYWPGLFGSGLVGACILALSAVSAGWARGRRSAFEIGLVAALPIGLTWIISQGHTAYFFDRYQLYTVPAWAVLAGAGLSSLRPRALVAVGLAVVTLVGIPDQQKLRTTTSHETTNGRGAAKIITAGYKPGDGFVPVRGESAYMMLDFEVDYYLPDDVKLKDVFAAKTSLQNEDLYTVPCKQPAECLGNTARVWVVTFGDADDPYQKLPKSEADALRAAYTPTEVKHVRGLTVSLLERRSR; encoded by the coding sequence ATGACCCTCAGCGCGACGGCACCCGTGGCCGAAGGCCTGGATGCCACCGCCCGACCGCGGCGACGCCTCCCGGCCTCGGATTCCCGGACCGGAAGTCTGCTCACCCGCACCGTGTGGATATGGCCGGCCCTGCTGACGCTCGCGCTCGGCATACGCGGCAGCTGGCGCCCGCAGCTCTGGCGGGACGAGCTCGCCACCTGGAGCGCGGCCACCCGGAGCACCGGCGAGCTGCTCGACCTCCTGAAGCACGTCGACGCGGTCTCTGGCGCCTACTACCTGCTGATGCACGGCTGGACCAGCATCTTCGGGGACTCCCTGACCATGTTCCGGCTGCCCTCGGCACTGGCCGTCGCGGGCGCCGCCGTCTTCGTGGTGCTGACTGCGAGGAAGCTCTTCGACACCCGCACCGCGCTGGTCTCCGGGCTGCTGTTCGCGGTCATCCCCTCCGTCTCCCGGTACGCGCAGGAGGCCCGCTCCTACGCCTTCGTGATGCTCGCGGCGTCCGCGGCGACCTGGCTGCTGCTGCGGGCGCTGGAGCGGCCGACGGTGCTGCGCTGGCTGCCGTACGCGCTGGCCGTCGCCGTGGCCGGGCTGTTCCACATGGTCTCGCTGGTCTTCCTGTGCAGCCACGCGGCGATCGTCGTGCTGCGCTGGTGGCGGAGCAGGGACCGCCGGCTGCTGTTCGGCTACCCGCTCGCCGTCGCGGTCGGCCTGCTGCCGGTGGTGCCGCTGGTGATCCTGGGCCAGCGCCAGGTCGGCCGGCAGATCTCCTGGCTGAAGACGCCGAACCTGCACACCTTCCTCGACTACTGGCCCGGACTGTTCGGCTCGGGGCTGGTCGGCGCCTGCATTCTGGCGCTGTCCGCGGTCTCGGCGGGGTGGGCGCGCGGGCGCCGTTCGGCGTTCGAGATCGGCCTGGTGGCGGCGCTGCCGATCGGGCTGACCTGGATCATCTCGCAGGGGCACACCGCCTACTTCTTCGACCGCTACCAGCTCTACACGGTCCCGGCCTGGGCGGTTCTCGCCGGCGCCGGACTGAGCTCGCTCCGGCCGCGCGCGCTGGTGGCCGTCGGCCTCGCCGTGGTGACCCTGGTGGGCATTCCCGACCAGCAGAAGCTGCGGACCACGACCTCCCACGAGACCACCAACGGCCGGGGCGCGGCAAAGATCATCACGGCCGGCTACAAGCCCGGTGACGGCTTCGTTCCGGTCAGGGGCGAGTCGGCGTACATGATGCTCGACTTCGAGGTCGACTACTACCTGCCGGACGACGTCAAGCTGAAGGACGTGTTCGCCGCCAAGACGTCGCTGCAGAACGAGGACCTCTACACCGTCCCCTGCAAGCAGCCCGCCGAGTGCCTCGGGAACACCGCCCGGGTGTGGGTGGTGACCTTCGGCGACGCCGACGACCCGTACCAGAAGCTGCCGAAGTCCGAGGCCGACGCGCTGCGCGCCGCCTACACGCCGACCGAGGTCAAGCACGTGCGCGGCCTCACTGTGTCGCTGCTGGAGCGGCGTTCGCGCTGA